A window of the Acidimicrobiales bacterium genome harbors these coding sequences:
- a CDS encoding ATP-binding cassette domain-containing protein: protein MTKLLNLVLSGAVTGSIYSIMASGLVLTYTTSGIFNFAHAAVAFAVAYLYYQLHSGLGVPIVPALLISVLIFAPLLGLLLDWLILRRLAKAPVYARIVGTIGLLVALPALMQWLVVTLGNNVLGLGLLGNAASSQGGGQVPGVGPNPAHVYHPLHGVALTSDQLAVFVVAALAAAGLWFLLRRTRVGLEMRAVVDRDSLAGLRGVNSGRTSATAWILTMILAGLGGVLIAPLFQLDDTTFTLVVLGSLAAVVLGGLRSLPIAFAGGLLLGVVQNLIAGYNNVLPSFIGNLTGLRSAVPYLLVLVLGLIIGRDRSRQAGSVAEERSPPDHRRGMSALRRRLPWAVFVVLLVGFSMQWLNVSWLRADTYDQTVIAQGLATAIIFLSFVIVTGMGGMVSLAQATFVTAGGFAAGWALSRNWGIDIPLIASHGHLNFAWAVLIATVAAAALGALIALPAVRLGAVYLAVWSLAAAFFFSLVPFAYDAIGKGQLGWTIPSPGLNVPGLNWVHTLAAPQGGAFNFSRLADQILLFLAVFGVITAVIHALLRSASGRAMLAVRSSPIAAQAFGIRANRTRILIFALSAGIAGLGGVMLSLFSSAASNSTAPPLIGLVWLAVVVVFGIRRPGGALLAGLFVAGATALFHWMSSVLPGGSINTLVTSVYFVPILSGLGAIQLAREPDGILSLAGRTRLRWPGTRRRERIAAVEAGMHGGTVPEHERTHTGAAATGPGDPDAALSLSGIVAGYGDAEVLHGVTMNLYAGKVIALLGANGAGKSTLCGVAAGLVAPTDGSITLKGTDLTARPAYQRARAGLVLVPEARGVFPGLTVEENLSVSLRVPQDRERAYSRFPLLAQRRNQHAGLLSGGEQQMLSLAPALADPPAVLIADEPTLGLAPLAAEEVLRAILELRDDDTAVLLVEEHAQNALQVADSVVCMDLGLVTWTGATAEADIDQLSATYLGSAKA, encoded by the coding sequence GTGACCAAGCTGTTGAACCTGGTCCTTTCTGGCGCGGTGACCGGGTCGATCTACTCCATCATGGCCTCCGGGCTCGTTCTGACCTACACGACGTCGGGGATCTTCAACTTCGCTCACGCCGCGGTCGCCTTCGCCGTCGCCTACCTCTACTACCAGCTGCACTCCGGTCTGGGCGTACCCATCGTTCCGGCCCTGCTGATATCGGTGCTGATCTTCGCTCCGTTGCTGGGATTGCTGCTGGACTGGTTGATCCTTCGCCGTCTCGCCAAGGCACCGGTGTACGCCCGTATCGTCGGGACCATCGGCCTGCTCGTCGCCCTCCCGGCCCTGATGCAGTGGCTGGTGGTCACCCTCGGCAACAACGTGCTCGGCCTGGGTCTGCTCGGCAACGCGGCGTCCTCACAGGGGGGCGGCCAGGTGCCGGGGGTGGGCCCCAACCCCGCGCACGTGTACCACCCCCTGCACGGGGTGGCGCTGACCTCCGACCAGCTGGCCGTGTTCGTGGTCGCCGCCCTCGCCGCCGCCGGCCTCTGGTTCCTACTGCGCCGCACACGGGTCGGCCTGGAGATGCGCGCGGTCGTCGACCGCGACAGCCTCGCCGGGCTTCGGGGCGTCAACTCCGGGCGCACCTCAGCCACCGCCTGGATCCTCACCATGATCCTCGCCGGCCTCGGCGGTGTGCTCATAGCCCCCCTCTTTCAGCTCGACGACACCACCTTCACCCTCGTCGTGCTCGGCTCACTGGCCGCCGTGGTGCTCGGCGGGCTGCGCTCCCTGCCCATCGCGTTCGCCGGGGGCCTGTTGCTCGGCGTGGTGCAGAACCTCATCGCCGGCTACAACAACGTCCTGCCCAGCTTCATCGGCAACCTGACCGGCCTCCGATCGGCCGTGCCGTACCTACTCGTCCTGGTGCTGGGCTTGATCATCGGTCGGGACCGCTCCCGTCAGGCGGGCTCGGTCGCCGAGGAGCGGTCGCCGCCCGACCATCGCCGGGGGATGTCCGCGCTCCGCCGGAGGCTGCCGTGGGCGGTCTTTGTCGTGCTCCTGGTCGGGTTCTCGATGCAGTGGCTGAACGTGTCCTGGCTGCGGGCCGACACCTACGACCAGACCGTGATCGCCCAGGGGCTCGCCACCGCCATCATCTTCCTGTCGTTCGTCATCGTGACGGGAATGGGGGGCATGGTCAGCCTTGCCCAAGCGACCTTTGTCACCGCAGGCGGGTTCGCTGCCGGGTGGGCCCTCAGCCGGAACTGGGGCATCGACATCCCGCTCATCGCCTCGCATGGACACCTCAACTTCGCCTGGGCAGTGCTCATCGCCACTGTCGCGGCGGCGGCATTGGGGGCGCTGATCGCCTTGCCAGCCGTCCGGCTGGGCGCCGTCTACCTGGCTGTCTGGTCACTGGCGGCCGCATTCTTCTTCTCCTTGGTGCCCTTCGCCTACGACGCCATCGGCAAGGGGCAGCTGGGCTGGACCATCCCGTCCCCGGGATTGAACGTGCCAGGTCTCAACTGGGTGCACACCCTTGCGGCCCCTCAGGGCGGGGCGTTCAACTTCAGCCGCCTGGCCGACCAGATTCTTCTCTTCTTGGCCGTGTTCGGCGTGATCACGGCCGTGATCCACGCGCTGCTGCGCTCGGCGTCGGGACGAGCGATGCTCGCCGTGCGCAGCTCTCCCATCGCAGCTCAGGCATTCGGCATCCGAGCCAACCGCACCAGGATCCTCATCTTCGCCCTGTCGGCCGGCATCGCCGGGCTCGGTGGGGTCATGCTCAGCTTGTTCTCGTCCGCCGCCAGCAACAGCACCGCGCCGCCACTCATCGGCCTCGTCTGGCTGGCGGTGGTCGTAGTGTTCGGCATTCGCCGGCCGGGCGGTGCGCTCCTTGCCGGCTTGTTCGTCGCCGGGGCCACCGCGTTGTTCCACTGGATGTCGTCGGTCCTACCCGGCGGCTCGATCAACACGCTCGTCACCTCGGTCTACTTCGTCCCGATCCTGTCGGGCCTCGGTGCCATCCAGCTCGCCCGGGAGCCCGACGGCATTCTGTCGCTGGCGGGCCGGACGCGGCTGAGGTGGCCCGGAACGAGGCGGCGGGAGCGGATCGCCGCGGTCGAGGCTGGTATGCACGGCGGCACGGTCCCTGAGCATGAGCGGACCCACACCGGCGCGGCCGCCACGGGACCCGGCGATCCCGACGCCGCCCTGTCGCTCTCAGGAATCGTCGCTGGTTATGGCGACGCGGAGGTCCTCCACGGGGTGACGATGAACCTCTACGCCGGAAAGGTCATCGCGCTGCTCGGCGCCAACGGCGCTGGAAAGTCGACTCTCTGTGGTGTCGCCGCCGGCCTGGTCGCGCCCACCGACGGAAGCATCACGCTGAAGGGGACCGACCTCACTGCTCGCCCCGCCTACCAACGCGCCCGTGCCGGCCTCGTGTTGGTCCCCGAGGCGCGCGGGGTGTTCCCTGGCCTCACGGTCGAGGAGAATCTCTCTGTGTCTCTCCGTGTCCCTCAGGACCGGGAACGGGCCTACTCGCGCTTTCCCCTCTTGGCCCAGCGCCGCAATCAGCACGCGGGCCTGCTGTCCGGCGGCGAGCAGCAGATGCTGAGTCTCGCTCCGGCGCTGGCCGATCCTCCAGCGGTGCTGATCGCCGATGAGCCCACGCTCGGACTGGCACCGCTCGCGGCCGAGGAGGTCTTGCGGGCGATCCTCGAGCTGCGTGACGACGACACGGCCGTGCTCCTGGTCGAAGAGCACGCCCAGAACGCCCTTCAGGTCGCTGACTCGGTCGTCTGCATGGACCTGGGCCTCGTGACCTGGACTGGCGCCACGGCGGAGGCGGACATCGACCAGCTCAGCGCCACCTATCTGGGAAGCGCCAAGGCGTGA
- a CDS encoding SDR family NAD(P)-dependent oxidoreductase: MSSPITSFSGKVAVVTGGASGIGRALCEALLTADADVVIADVEKKALDRAIDEVAAPPGRELVAVVTDVTDFESVRSLADQVYERFGRTNLLFNNAGVGAPAAKVWETTPNDWRWVHAVNVNGVIFGIQAFVPRMIASGEPGYVINTTSGDGGITPMPTASAYAASKAAVSILTECLGVQLEEVGANVAASLFFPSGKGLLATGMWTSDRNRPARWGREVPRPTEPLTIESLKEQAAKAGRGLPLQPLDELADAVLDGIVAGRFVITLGPVDGMANTLRQRADRFGKTENPVGGAEGHGLPLAT, encoded by the coding sequence ATGTCGAGCCCGATCACGAGCTTCAGCGGCAAGGTCGCAGTCGTCACCGGAGGTGCCTCGGGCATCGGCAGGGCCCTGTGTGAAGCGCTCCTGACCGCCGACGCAGACGTGGTGATCGCGGACGTCGAGAAGAAGGCGCTCGACCGTGCGATCGACGAGGTGGCGGCCCCCCCGGGCAGAGAGCTGGTGGCTGTCGTCACCGACGTCACTGACTTCGAGTCGGTCAGATCCCTCGCCGACCAGGTGTACGAGCGCTTCGGACGGACCAATCTGCTGTTCAACAACGCCGGGGTCGGCGCTCCTGCGGCCAAGGTGTGGGAGACGACACCGAACGACTGGAGGTGGGTGCACGCCGTCAATGTCAACGGGGTGATCTTCGGCATCCAGGCGTTCGTTCCGCGGATGATCGCCAGCGGCGAACCGGGCTACGTCATCAACACGACCTCCGGAGACGGCGGCATCACGCCGATGCCCACCGCCTCGGCCTACGCGGCGAGCAAGGCCGCTGTGTCAATCCTGACGGAGTGCCTGGGCGTCCAGCTCGAGGAGGTCGGGGCCAACGTGGCCGCCTCGCTCTTCTTCCCGAGCGGGAAGGGGCTGCTCGCCACCGGCATGTGGACGAGCGACCGCAATCGCCCGGCCCGATGGGGGCGGGAGGTACCTCGTCCGACCGAACCCCTCACCATCGAGTCGCTCAAGGAACAGGCGGCAAAGGCAGGACGCGGGCTCCCCCTGCAGCCCCTCGACGAGCTCGCCGACGCCGTCCTCGACGGCATCGTTGCCGGTCGCTTCGTCATCACCCTGGGCCCCGTCGACGGTATGGCCAACACGCTGCGCCAACGGGCTGATCGCTTCGGAAAGACGGAGAATCCCGTGGGTGGCGCCGAGGGACACGGCCTTCCCCTGGCGACCTGA
- a CDS encoding nuclear transport factor 2 family protein, translating into MTWSDQIADRLTLREVSDRYARAVDRRDADAIADIFTEDAELSIHEPAEAEPPSRVLRGRSEISGIPRLIARYPKTFHFMGNALYEIDDDSATGEVYCVAHHLTHDPAGATDYVMLIRYLDAYQRCDDGRWRISSRRLLVDWTEDRATG; encoded by the coding sequence ATGACCTGGTCCGACCAGATCGCCGATCGGCTTACCCTGCGCGAGGTGTCAGACCGGTACGCAAGGGCAGTTGATCGACGCGACGCCGACGCCATCGCCGACATCTTCACCGAGGACGCCGAGCTCAGCATTCATGAGCCCGCAGAGGCCGAACCGCCCTCCCGAGTGCTTCGAGGCCGCAGCGAGATCAGTGGGATCCCGCGGTTGATCGCTCGGTATCCCAAGACCTTCCACTTCATGGGGAACGCTCTCTACGAGATCGACGACGACTCGGCAACGGGTGAGGTCTACTGCGTGGCTCACCATCTGACCCACGACCCTGCAGGTGCGACTGACTACGTCATGCTCATCCGGTACCTCGACGCCTACCAGCGGTGCGACGATGGTCGTTGGAGGATCAGCAGTCGTCGTCTCCTCGTCGACTGGACCGAGGATCGCGCGACCGGCTGA
- a CDS encoding cytochrome P450, with amino-acid sequence MEDIYWDPFDTDIDTNPYEIWRRMRDRAPVYRNERYDFWALSRFDDVQAAHHDVATYISGRGTVLEMMGAEMSEAGPMMIFMDPPEHDRLRQLVSRAFTPRRVAALEERVREVCSEYLDPQVGGDGFDYLRDFGAQLPSRIISHLLGVPPSDRPAVLELIDTLFHIEPGVGMINDVSLTAGIELNQYLHGQLEERRRHPRDDLLTGLVQSELTDETGAPRRLTDEESASFANLLVSAGTETVARLLGWAAVVLADYPEQRAELAGDSSLLPKAVEELLRFEAPSPVQGRWATREVELHDKVIPAQSKVLLLTGSADRDERKYPDADRFDIHRQMDGHVAFGFGTHFCVGAALARLEGRIALEETLARFPRWEVDHEHAERLHTSTVRGYKRVPILV; translated from the coding sequence ATGGAGGACATCTACTGGGACCCGTTCGACACCGACATCGACACGAATCCCTACGAGATCTGGCGCAGGATGCGGGATCGCGCTCCTGTGTACCGGAACGAGCGCTACGACTTCTGGGCTCTCAGCCGCTTCGACGACGTCCAGGCCGCCCACCATGACGTGGCGACCTACATCTCCGGACGGGGCACGGTGCTGGAGATGATGGGCGCCGAGATGAGCGAGGCCGGCCCCATGATGATCTTCATGGACCCGCCCGAGCACGACCGGCTTCGCCAGCTCGTATCGCGGGCGTTCACACCCAGACGGGTGGCGGCCCTCGAGGAGCGCGTCCGTGAGGTGTGCAGTGAATATCTCGACCCACAAGTGGGAGGGGACGGGTTCGACTACCTCCGTGACTTCGGCGCCCAGCTTCCGTCGCGGATCATCTCCCACCTGCTGGGGGTACCGCCGTCGGACCGGCCCGCCGTTCTCGAGCTGATAGACACCCTGTTCCACATCGAGCCCGGTGTCGGGATGATCAACGACGTTTCGCTGACCGCCGGGATCGAGCTCAACCAGTATCTCCATGGTCAGCTCGAGGAACGCCGCCGTCACCCCCGTGACGACCTCCTCACCGGCCTGGTCCAGTCCGAGCTGACCGACGAGACTGGCGCACCTCGGCGCCTCACCGACGAAGAGAGCGCCAGCTTCGCCAATCTTCTCGTCAGCGCCGGCACCGAGACAGTCGCACGGCTCCTCGGTTGGGCCGCCGTCGTCTTGGCCGACTACCCGGAGCAGCGGGCGGAGCTGGCGGGTGACTCCTCCCTCCTCCCCAAGGCGGTCGAGGAGCTGCTCCGCTTCGAGGCCCCGTCACCGGTGCAGGGACGATGGGCCACCAGAGAGGTGGAGCTCCACGACAAGGTCATCCCGGCGCAGTCGAAGGTGCTGCTCCTCACCGGCTCGGCCGATCGCGACGAGCGCAAGTACCCCGACGCCGATCGCTTCGACATCCATCGTCAGATGGACGGCCACGTCGCCTTCGGATTCGGGACCCACTTCTGCGTGGGCGCCGCCCTTGCCCGCCTCGAGGGTCGAATCGCCCTGGAGGAGACGCTGGCTCGCTTCCCACGGTGGGAGGTCGATCACGAGCACGCCGAACGCCTCCACACCAGCACGGTCCGGGGCTACAAGAGGGTCCCCATTCTGGTCTGA
- a CDS encoding acetoacetate decarboxylase family protein, which yields MSQNRWVREPPTGKSHGANSFSPVLPSLEAVYLTDPDVLAAVIPPPLEPPDEPRVHTRITEINLQFGDFTYHEMVGYFAVDARYRGETGEYPLLIPIDLEPAVSISRERFGEPKKLADIELTRDGDHVEGRMSRQGVTFVEIIGDVVEKLETPAEYPAIQWWFKFLPAVDGDGFDAGPLLVRVDQVRAPQSLERVEGKLVLRDLPSCPVVDLPVVDTVSTSWTIRRATHEPKVVGPVDPDAFEPYAHSRYDAVR from the coding sequence ATGAGCCAGAACCGTTGGGTGAGGGAGCCTCCGACAGGGAAGTCCCACGGCGCCAACAGCTTCTCACCCGTCTTGCCGTCGCTGGAGGCCGTGTACCTCACCGACCCTGACGTCCTGGCAGCGGTCATCCCACCACCCCTGGAGCCTCCCGACGAGCCTCGGGTCCACACCCGCATCACGGAGATCAACCTTCAGTTCGGTGACTTCACGTACCACGAGATGGTCGGGTACTTCGCGGTCGACGCCAGGTACCGGGGCGAGACGGGTGAGTATCCGCTGCTGATCCCCATCGACCTCGAGCCGGCCGTCTCGATCAGCCGGGAGAGGTTCGGCGAGCCCAAGAAGCTGGCCGACATCGAGCTGACGCGTGACGGTGACCACGTGGAAGGCCGCATGAGTCGCCAGGGCGTCACCTTCGTGGAGATCATCGGCGATGTCGTCGAGAAGCTGGAGACACCGGCCGAGTACCCCGCCATCCAGTGGTGGTTCAAGTTCCTTCCCGCCGTGGACGGCGACGGCTTCGACGCGGGTCCTCTCCTCGTGCGTGTCGACCAGGTTCGTGCCCCCCAGTCACTGGAGCGGGTCGAAGGCAAGCTGGTGCTGCGCGACCTTCCGAGCTGTCCTGTCGTCGACCTCCCCGTCGTCGACACGGTGTCGACGAGCTGGACCATCCGGCGGGCGACGCACGAGCCGAAGGTGGTCGGTCCGGTTGACCCCGATGCCTTCGAGCCCTACGCCCACAGTCGCTACGACGCCGTGCGCTGA